The proteins below come from a single Dinghuibacter silviterrae genomic window:
- a CDS encoding GH92 family glycosyl hydrolase produces the protein MRAIKSLNMIALAAAAVLAGAGEKAHAQTPRRAVDYVNPFIGTADHGHTYPGATVPFGMVQLSPDNGRSGWDWCSGYNYGDSVIAGFSHLHLSGTGIGDLCDISVMPSVGILPGVDKITSSFSHDREIAEPGYYAVLLKDFGLWTELTATPHAGMHRYIFPASGNSQIRFDLGFAVNWDKATEGYFRRINDTTFVGYRYSTGWAKDQRVYFAVVLSKPVKDMVLFSDSVRVKGNEAKGRDVKACLLFDTKPAERVLMKVGLSFADIDGAQKSLEEIPGWDFDAVRKIAVDAWQDELGKVEVSTADTRLKQTFYTALYHSFEAPVTFTDRNLRYKGIDGKPVKATGTRYTVHSIWDTFRANNPLFTLLQGDRVPDIINSYLDFYDQYGLLPVWDLEYNETNCMTGYHSVAVISDAILKGFKGFDVEKAYTAMKKSAMQDIRGSNLYRQYGYVPQDKLGSSVTITLEYAYDDWCIAQVAKYLNRPDDYTAFMKRAHSYIPLFDARRGFFRAKNADGSWVEPFDPYYSEHDPDKAMYTEGNAWQHSWFVPQDPQGLINLFGSKAAYIGKLDSLFIVPSVLKGDNTSPDISGMIGQYAQGNEPSHHIAYLYNYAGEPWKTAEKIRLVTDSLYNNTPHGLCGNEDCGQMSAWYVFSALGFYPVNPASGQYVLGSPLFDRVTLNLPGNKTFTVVAQNNSPINKYIESAVLNGKKYDKSYITHADIMKGGVLELVMGDKPGSKWGTAAADLPSSMSEATAH, from the coding sequence ATGAGGGCTATAAAGAGCTTGAACATGATCGCGCTGGCGGCGGCCGCCGTACTGGCGGGTGCCGGGGAGAAAGCGCATGCGCAGACTCCGCGGAGGGCGGTAGACTATGTGAACCCGTTTATCGGAACGGCGGACCATGGGCATACGTATCCGGGGGCGACGGTGCCCTTTGGGATGGTGCAACTGAGCCCGGACAACGGGCGGTCGGGCTGGGATTGGTGTAGCGGGTATAACTATGGAGATTCGGTGATCGCGGGGTTTTCGCACCTGCACCTGAGCGGGACGGGGATCGGCGATCTTTGCGATATTTCTGTGATGCCTTCGGTGGGTATCCTCCCGGGGGTCGACAAGATCACGAGCTCGTTTAGCCATGACCGGGAGATTGCGGAGCCGGGGTATTATGCGGTGTTGTTAAAGGACTTTGGGTTGTGGACGGAGCTGACGGCGACGCCGCACGCGGGGATGCACCGGTATATTTTCCCGGCTTCGGGGAATTCGCAGATCCGGTTTGACCTGGGTTTTGCGGTGAACTGGGATAAGGCCACAGAGGGTTATTTCCGGAGGATAAACGATACGACGTTTGTGGGGTACCGGTATTCGACGGGTTGGGCGAAGGACCAGCGGGTGTATTTCGCGGTGGTACTGTCCAAGCCGGTCAAGGACATGGTGTTGTTTAGCGACAGCGTGCGGGTGAAGGGGAATGAGGCGAAGGGCAGGGATGTAAAGGCTTGTCTGCTGTTTGATACGAAACCGGCGGAAAGGGTCCTGATGAAGGTGGGTTTGTCTTTTGCGGATATAGACGGGGCGCAGAAAAGCCTGGAGGAGATTCCGGGCTGGGACTTTGACGCGGTGCGCAAGATCGCGGTGGATGCGTGGCAGGATGAGCTGGGTAAAGTAGAGGTGTCGACGGCGGATACGCGGCTCAAGCAAACTTTTTATACAGCGCTATACCACTCTTTTGAAGCGCCGGTCACGTTTACGGACCGGAACCTCCGGTACAAGGGGATCGACGGGAAACCGGTCAAGGCGACGGGTACGCGGTATACGGTCCATTCGATCTGGGATACATTCCGGGCGAATAACCCGTTGTTCACGCTTTTGCAGGGGGACCGGGTGCCGGACATCATCAATTCTTACCTGGACTTTTACGATCAGTATGGGTTGCTGCCGGTGTGGGACCTGGAATACAACGAGACGAACTGCATGACGGGGTACCATTCGGTGGCGGTGATCTCGGACGCGATCCTGAAGGGTTTTAAGGGTTTTGACGTGGAGAAGGCGTATACGGCGATGAAGAAAAGCGCCATGCAGGACATCCGGGGCTCGAACCTGTACCGCCAGTATGGATATGTTCCCCAGGACAAGTTGGGGAGCAGCGTGACGATTACCCTGGAGTATGCGTATGACGATTGGTGTATCGCGCAGGTGGCGAAGTACCTGAACCGCCCGGATGACTATACGGCGTTTATGAAGCGGGCGCATTCCTATATCCCCTTGTTTGACGCACGCCGGGGTTTCTTCCGGGCGAAGAATGCAGACGGGTCTTGGGTGGAGCCTTTTGACCCGTATTACTCGGAGCACGACCCGGACAAGGCGATGTACACGGAAGGGAATGCCTGGCAGCACAGCTGGTTTGTTCCGCAGGATCCGCAAGGGTTGATCAACCTGTTTGGAAGCAAGGCGGCCTATATTGGGAAGCTGGATTCGCTGTTTATCGTGCCTTCGGTGCTGAAGGGGGACAATACTTCCCCGGACATCAGCGGGATGATCGGACAGTATGCGCAGGGCAACGAACCGAGCCACCACATCGCCTATCTCTATAACTATGCGGGGGAACCGTGGAAAACGGCGGAGAAGATCCGCCTGGTCACGGACAGCCTGTACAACAATACGCCTCACGGGCTTTGCGGGAACGAGGATTGCGGGCAGATGAGCGCGTGGTACGTGTTTAGCGCGCTGGGCTTTTACCCGGTCAACCCGGCGAGCGGGCAGTATGTGCTGGGTAGCCCGCTGTTTGACCGGGTGACCCTGAACCTGCCGGGGAACAAGACGTTTACCGTCGTGGCGCAGAACAACAGTCCCATCAATAAGTACATTGAAAGCGCCGTTCTGAATGGGAAGAAGTACGATAAGTCGTATATCACCCATGCGGACATCATGAAGGGTGGCGTCCTGGAGTTGGTCATGGGCGATAAGCCGGGTTCCAAGTGGGGAACGGCCGCCGCGGACCTGCCGTCCTCGATGAGCGAGGCAACAGCGCACTAG
- a CDS encoding single-stranded DNA-binding protein — protein sequence MIKLQIVGNLGRDGVLKEVNGKNVINFSVAHTERFRDASGNQQERTTWVDCSYWTDRTGVAPYLKKGTLVYAEGTPTAEAYTGRDGNAGVALRLRVFSLQLLGPSPRNEGNGTEVAVGTQDYGAQSGGSGTEVSDDLPF from the coding sequence ATGATCAAGCTGCAAATTGTAGGAAACCTTGGCCGCGATGGCGTGCTCAAGGAGGTGAACGGTAAGAATGTGATCAATTTCAGCGTCGCGCATACCGAGCGTTTCCGCGACGCCTCGGGGAACCAGCAGGAGCGCACCACCTGGGTGGATTGCTCCTATTGGACGGACAGGACAGGGGTAGCACCCTATCTCAAAAAAGGGACGCTGGTGTATGCCGAAGGAACCCCTACCGCGGAAGCCTATACGGGCCGCGACGGCAACGCCGGTGTAGCGCTCCGGTTGCGGGTATTCAGCCTCCAGTTGCTGGGTCCCAGTCCCCGGAACGAAGGGAATGGTACGGAGGTCGCTGTGGGCACCCAGGATTATGGGGCACAAAGCGGGGGGAGTGGCACAGAGGTGAGTGACGACCTGCCCTTCTAA
- the mnmA gene encoding tRNA 2-thiouridine(34) synthase MnmA codes for METNEPRRKGKVLVAMSGGIDSTVTALMLHEQGYEVVGITMKTWDYASSGSSKKETGCCNLDSFNDARLAAVQHGFPHYVLDIRSEFGDAVIDNFVEEYLAGRTPNPCVMCNTHIKWKALLKRADALGCDYIATGHYGQIRQENGRYVVSKGLDPLKDQSYVLWGLDQNVLSRTLLPLGTYRKTEIRQMAADFGYPELAKKSESYEICFVPDNDYRGFLKRKVPELETQVEGGAFVDTKGNYLGSHKGYPFYTIGQRKGLDITFGKPVYVVEIIPETNTVVLGDEDDLLRTEMVVRKMNWIKYDHVEPGMEVIAKIRYRDAGTPAHLFPGPDGSIRVHFFAGAKGVAPGQSAVFYEGDDVIGGGIIQRPEVPTFGAPQANFATQKV; via the coding sequence ATGGAAACGAACGAACCGAGGCGGAAAGGCAAAGTATTGGTGGCCATGAGTGGCGGCATCGACAGCACCGTTACGGCACTGATGCTCCATGAACAGGGGTATGAGGTCGTCGGCATCACCATGAAGACCTGGGACTATGCCTCTTCAGGGTCCAGTAAAAAAGAGACCGGCTGCTGCAACCTGGATTCTTTTAACGACGCCCGTCTGGCAGCCGTGCAGCATGGATTCCCGCACTATGTGCTGGACATCCGGAGCGAATTCGGGGACGCGGTCATCGATAATTTCGTGGAGGAATATCTCGCCGGGCGCACGCCCAATCCTTGTGTCATGTGCAATACGCATATCAAGTGGAAGGCGCTGCTCAAACGGGCGGACGCACTCGGATGTGACTATATCGCCACGGGGCACTATGGCCAGATCCGCCAGGAAAACGGGCGATACGTGGTCAGCAAAGGCCTTGATCCCCTCAAGGATCAGAGCTATGTGCTTTGGGGGCTGGACCAGAACGTGTTGAGCCGGACCCTGTTACCACTGGGCACCTACCGCAAAACGGAGATCCGTCAAATGGCGGCCGATTTCGGTTACCCGGAACTGGCGAAGAAGAGCGAAAGCTATGAGATCTGTTTTGTTCCGGACAACGACTACCGGGGCTTTCTCAAGCGTAAGGTGCCGGAACTCGAAACACAGGTGGAAGGCGGGGCCTTTGTGGATACGAAGGGGAACTACTTAGGCAGCCATAAGGGCTATCCGTTTTATACGATCGGGCAGCGAAAGGGTTTGGACATCACCTTTGGCAAACCCGTTTATGTAGTAGAAATCATACCGGAAACCAATACCGTCGTTCTCGGTGACGAGGACGACCTTCTCCGCACGGAAATGGTGGTCCGGAAAATGAACTGGATCAAGTATGACCATGTCGAACCCGGTATGGAGGTCATCGCCAAGATCCGTTATAGGGACGCCGGCACCCCCGCTCATCTGTTTCCGGGGCCGGACGGCAGCATCCGGGTACACTTTTTTGCGGGCGCGAAAGGCGTGGCACCCGGTCAAAGCGCCGTCTTTTACGAAGGGGACGACGTCATCGGCGGCGGGATCATCCAGCGGCCGGAGGTGCCCACCTTTGGGGCGCCGCAGGCCAATTTCGCCACCCAAAAGGTATAA